One Solanum lycopersicum chromosome 2, SLM_r2.1 genomic region harbors:
- the FKBP17-1 gene encoding peptidyl-prolyl cis-trans isomerase FKBP17-1, chloroplastic, with product MRMIKVLPLPCPTYLYLHKIEASTSSTHKSRRAFSLSALTISLSALVFSSGNAPTTSISWANPQVPKFLDLPNSGGVKALDLRVGDGETPIDGDLVAIHYYGRLAAKQGWRFDSTYDHKDETGEPIPFSFVLGSGKVISGIETAVKSMKVGGLRRVIIPPSQGYQNTSQEPLPPNYFDRQRLFTTIFNPTRLANGEGATLGTVIFDIELVSLRHL from the exons ATGAGAATGATCAAGGTACTTCCATTACCATGTCCAACATACCTATATCTTCACAAAATCGAAGCTTCCACTTCTTCAACCCACAAATCAAGAAGAGCTTTTTCTCTTTCTGCACTCACTATTTCACTCTCTGCTCTTGTTTTCTCTAGTGGAAATGCACCCACTACTTCAATTTCTTGGGCCAATCCTCAAGTTCCAAAATTCTTGGACCTCCCTAATTCTGGAGGTGTCAAGGCCTTGGACCTTCGTGTTGGTGATGGAGAAACCCCCATTGATGGTGACTTG GTTGCAATTCATTATTACGGGAGGCTTGCTGCAAAGCAAGGATGGCGTTTTGACTCGACGTACGATCACAAGGATGAAACTGGTGAACcaattcctttttcttttgtccTTGGTTCGGGCAAA GTTATATCAGGGATTGAAACTGCTGTGAAATCGATGAAAGTAGGCGGCCTTCGCCGAGTTATTATCCCACCATCTCAAGGATATCAGAATACATCCCAAGAACCCCTGCCACCTAAT TATTTCGATCGGCAAAGACTTTTTACTACCATTTTCAACCCAACCCGTCTTGCAAATGGAGAAGGCGCAACATTGGGGACAGTCATATTTGATATTGAATTGGTCAGCCTGAGGCATCTCTGA
- the LOC104645911 gene encoding transcription initiation factor TFIID subunit 8: MSSKSNRNRPVAAKATAVVIPPPPSTPLSESDYAFTITRTAVAQICSSIGFTAAEAPVLGILTDIAIRYLRTIAKSAADSANSACRTQANLVDTIAAVDELSSVSGFPGAWRATDCFLNSGAVKKLDTFTEDSKEIPFAKPLPRKIFSLGSRKGLRNVGSSSKIEYLGGDKKHIPKWLPVMPVIVNHEKEIVEKRKRELWGYCGAKTEEEPKREKKTAADSVEKERKGLELPLKRGKVRFKIGGGGVSGVCRSGGIGKRVLCENWNFDDENSHQNKNSQL, encoded by the coding sequence ATGAGTTCAAAATCAAATCGCAACCGCCCTGTGGCGGCGAAGGCAACGGCAGTGGTGATTCCTCCTCCTCCGTCTACGCCGTTATCGGAGTCCGATTACGCCTTCACCATAACCAGAACAGCAGTTGCGCAGATCTGCAGTTCCATTGGATTCACAGCGGCAGAAGCTCCCGTTCTCGGAATCCTAACAGACATCGCCATCAGGTACCTGAGAACAATCGCTAAGTCCGCCGCGGATTCAGCCAACTCAGCATGCCGTACCCAGGCAAATCTCGTCGACACAATCGCCGCCGTGGATGAGCTGAGCTCGGTGAGTGGATTCCCCGGAGCATGGAGAGCTACCGATTGTTTTCTCAACTCCGGCGCGGTGAAGAAACTCGATACATTCACAGAGGATTCCAAGGAAATTCCGTTCGCAAAACCGTTGcctaggaaaatattttcattaggaAGCAGAAAAGGTTTGAGAAATGTAGGTAGTAGTAGTAAGATTGAGTACCTTGGAGGAGATAAGAAGCATATCCCGAAATGGCTACCAGTAATGCCGGTGATTGTGAATCACGAAAAGGAAATTGTTGAGAAGAGAAAAAGGGAACTTTGGGGATATTGTGGTGCTAAAACTGAGGAGGAACCAAAGAGGGAGAAAAAAACTGCTGCTGATAGTGtggaaaaggaaaggaaaggaCTTGAATTGCCATTGAAGAGAGGGAAAGTGAGGTTTAAGATTGGCGGTGGTGGGGTGTCAGGTGTGTGTAGAAGTGGTGGAATAGGGAAGAGAGTATTATGTGAGAATTggaattttgatgatgaaaactCTCATCAAAACAAGAATAGCCAGCTTTGA
- the LOC101252047 gene encoding cleavage stimulating factor 64, translated as MATSDSQRRRVFVGNIPYDATEEQLMQICEEVGPVVSFRLVIDKETGKPKGYGFCEYKDEETALSARRNLKGYEINGRQLRVDFAENDKNSDRNREQGRGGPGMTVNVGDPQKHIGGPVFTVDSALQQPLGMSVAMTAAAVMAGTLGAAQSGCSFNQSGIDPLTLHMSKLSRSQLNDVMSEFKAMCTQNKEQTRQLLLAIPNLSKALFLAQLILGMVTQPMLQTPNIQQSAAPKLQPLVLDSQQSQQLATQSLLGLPPLPPSLLPQAQPQTQLALSQNQVLQSQPNPSRNPSVNATQVNVSINPPVQVGTSVAVKQQMQPFFLQQAGPVASMNFTYNSQLGTEKTSYPPPPSSMRTPSLEQGSQGNPSVVSGVLDNTNKDSRRPQAPNNSSLIAIPAYPSGLPEVKRGAAYNLDPLSRPSKTTRLNDGISYALPDASVSTPQSGCSTQVLAAAEMSNPDKQATQVQLPSDVESALLQQVLGLTPEQLSALPPDQQQQVIQLQQMLRQPT; from the exons ATGGCCACTTCTGATTCTCAGCGTCGCCGCGTTTTTG TTGGGAATATACCCTATGATGCTACTGAGGAGCAACTAATGCAAATCTGTGAGGAAGTTGGACCAGTTGTTTCCTTcag ATTAGTGATTGATAAAGAAACTGGAAAACCAAAAGGTTATGGATTCTGCGAATACAAGGATGAAGAGACTGCATTAAGTGCTCGCCGCAACCTTAAGGGATACGAGATAAATGGTCGGCAGCTAAGAGTTGATTTTgctgaaaatgataaaaattctGACAGAAATCGTGAACAG GGTCGCGGCGGACCTGGTATGACTGTGAATGTTGGTG ATCCTCAAAAACACATTGGGGGACCAGTTTTTACTGTGGATTCTGCACTTCAGCAGCCATTAGGCATGTCAGTAGCTATGACTGCTGCAGCCGTTATGGCAGGAACTCTTGGAGCTGCTCAGAGTGGCTGCTCATTCAATCAGTCTGGGATAGATCCTTTAACACTACATATGTCCAAATTGTCTAGGAGCCAACTGAATGATGTTATGTCTGAGTTCAAG GCAATGTGTACACAAAACAAGGAACAGACACGCCAACTGCTGCTAGCAATTCCAAATTTGTCAAAAGCTCTTTTTCTG GCACAACTAATACTGGGAATGGTAACCCAACCAATG TTGCAGACGCCAAACATTCAGCAATCTGCTGCACCTAAGCTGCAGCCATTGGTTCTAGATAGTCAACAAAGTCAACAACTGGCAACTCAGTCTCTTCTTGGGTTACCCCCACTTCCCCCTAGTTTGCTCCCCCAGGCACAGCCTCAGACTCAACTAGCACTATCGCAAAACCAAGTTTTGCAAAGTCAGCCTAACCCTTCTAGAAATCCTTCCGTCAATGCAACCCAAGTCAATGTGTCAATTAATCCGCCAGTTCAGGTGGGAACTTCTGTTGCTGTAAAGCAGCAAATGCAGCCTTTTTTCTTACAACAAGCTGGGCCAGTTGCTTCCATGAATTTTACATATAATAGTCAGCTGGGGACAGAAAAGACAAGCtatcctcctcctccttcaTCAATGCGTACCCCGTCATTGGAACAAGGTTCTCAG GGAAATCCTTCAGTAGTTTCTGGTGTCTTGGATAATACGAATAAAGACTCTCGACGACCCCAGGCTCCTAATAATTCATCTTTGATTGCCATACCAGCTTACCCTTCAGGTTTGCCTGAGGTGAAGAGAGGGGCAGCATATAATCTAGATCCTCTGAGTCGTCCATCGAAAACGACAAGGCTAAATGATGGAATAAGTTATGCCTTACCTGATGCAAGTGTATCTACGCCCCAGTCAGGATGCTCGACTCAAGTTTTAGCTGCAGCAGAAATGTCAAACCCTGATAAACAAGCTACTCAG GTACAGCTTCCCTCGGACGTTGAATCTGCCTTGCTGCAACAAGTTCTGGGTCTCACTCCTGAACAGTTAAGTGCACTGCCACCAGATCAACAGCAGCAGGTCATTCAGCTCCAACAGATGCTCCGGCAGCCAACATAG
- the LOC101252950 gene encoding vesicle-associated membrane protein, whose protein sequence is MGQQKALIYAFVGRGNVILAEYTDFSGNFNSIAYQCLQKLPASNNKFTYNCDGHTFNYLVDNGFTYCVVAEESVGRQIPIAFLERIKDDFMSKYGSGKAATAPPNSLNKEFGPKLKEHMQYCAEHPEEISKLAKVKAQVSEVKGVMMENIEKVLDRGEKIELLVDKTENLHHQAQDFRNTGTQIRRKMWLQNMKIKLIVLGILIALILIIVLSVCKGFNCGK, encoded by the exons ATGGGTCAACAGAAGGCTTTGATCTATGCGTTTGTCGGTCGTGGGAATGTTATATTGGCTGAATACACAGATTTCAGTGGTAACTTCAACTCCATAGCTTATCAGTGTCTTCAGAAGCTACCTGCTTCCAATAACAAGTTCACCTATAATTGTGATGGTCATACCTTCAACTACCTTGTTGATAATGGATTCA CGTACTGCGTGGTTGCTGAGGAGTCTGTTGGAAGACAAATTCCAATAGCGTTTTTGGAGCGCattaaggatgatttcatgtcaaAATATGGGAGTGGGAAGGCTGCGACAGCTCCTCCTAATAGCCTGAACAAGGAATTTGg CCCTAAGTTGAAGGAGCATATGCAGTATTGTGCTGAACACCCTGAGGAAATTAGCAAACTTGCCAAGGTGAAAGCACAGGTTTCAGAAGTTAAGGGTGTTATGATGGAAAACATTGAGAAG GTTCTTGATCGTGGAGAGAAGATAGAGCTTCTTGTTGATAAGACAGAGAACCTTCATCACCAG GCACAGGACTTCAGGAACACGGGAACCCAAATACGGAGGAAGATGTGGCTGCAAAACATGAAAATCAAGCTGATAGTGTTAGGTATCCTGATAGCTTTGATCCTCATCATTGTTCTCTCAGTTTGCAAGGGATTCAATTGTGGAAAGTGA
- the LOC101251146 gene encoding LOW QUALITY PROTEIN: leucine--tRNA ligase, cytoplasmic-like (The sequence of the model RefSeq protein was modified relative to this genomic sequence to represent the inferred CDS: inserted 2 bases in 2 codons): protein MAEEGGRSFARRNQLLDIEKQVHKWWTEGDVFRAEPKESPPKVGEKFFGNFPFPYMNGYLHLGHAFSLSKLEFAAAYHRLRGASVLLPFAFHCTGMPIKASADKLSREISRFGNPPVFPVVKEAENVETEVKVEGEGNQGLPGGNFKGKKSKVLAKTGGVKYQWEIMRSYGLSDEEIARFKDPYYWLTYFPPLAVEDLKEFGLGCDWRRTFITTDMNPYFDSFVRWQMRKLKASGKIVKDLRYTVYSPLDGQPCADHDRASGEGVIPQEYTLIKMEVLSPFPPKMSVLEGKKVYLAAATLRPETMYGQTNAWVLSEGKYGVFEINDTEVFVLTYKAALNLAYQRLSRIPEKPSCLLELSGQDLIGLPLRSPLAFNKTIYTLPMLSVLTEKGTGIVTSVPSDSPDDYMALHDLKSKPAFRAKFGVKDEWVLPFEIVPIINHPDFGDRSAERICIEXKIKSQNERDKLEEAKKTIYKGGFYEGTMIVGEFAGMKVQEAKGLIRSNLLEMNQAVIYSEPEKKVMSRSGDECVVALTDQWYLTYGESEWRKAAEECLASMNLYSDETRHGFEHTLSWLNQWACSRNFGLGTRIPWDEEFLVESLSDSTIYMAYYTVAHFLQKGDMYGXRSLFRTDEIWEFLFCNGPFPENSSISSSLLKEMKKEFDYWYPFDLRVSGKDLIQNHLTFFIYNHAAMFPKHYCPRGFRCNGHIMLNSEKMFKSTGNFRTLRQAIEEFSADATRFALADAGDGMDDANFVFEAANAAILRLTKEIAWMQEVLSAEPSLRNGPPCTYADRVFANEINIAVRTAEKNYSEYMFREALKTGFYDLQAARDEYRLSCGSGGMNRNLLWRFMDVQTRLIAPICPHYAEYAWRELLKKDGYVIKAGWPEADLPDLTLKKANKYLQDTIISMRKLLQKQVSGSKKGNVNLNSQNKPTVGLIYVDEQYGGWKKECLGILQRKFDTSTGSFAPDKEILSELQKSDIAQQGNFKQIQKLCMPFLRFKKDEVLAVGVQALDLRLPFGEIEVLEKNSDLIKRQLGLERLEILSMIDDALERAGPHAAVVRQNPPSPGNPTAIFL from the exons ATGGCAGAAGAAGGTGGCAGAAGTTTTGCCCGAAGGAACCAATTGTTAGACATAGAGAAACAGGTTCATAAGTGGTGGACAGAAGGTGATGTTTTCAGAGCTGAACCTAAAGAATCGCCTCCTAAAGTGGGTGAAAAGTTCTTTGGGAATTTCCCTTTCCCTTATATGAATGGATATCTACATTTGGGCCATGCCTTTTCATTGTCAAAGCTTGAATTTGCAGCTGCATATCACCGATTGAGAGGTGCTAGTGTTCTTTTGCCTTTTGCATTTCACTGCACAGGAATGCCCATAAAGGCATCTGCTGATAAGCTTTCGAGGGAGATATCGAGGTTTGGGAACCCACCCGTGTTTCCTGTTGTGAAGGAAGCGGAGAATGTTGAAACAGAAGTGAAGGTTGAGGGTGAAGGAAATCAGGGTTTGCCAGGTGGAAACTTTAAAGGAAAGAAATCAAAGGTTCTTGCAAAGACTGGGGGTGTTAAGTACCAGTGGGAGATAATGAGGAGTTATGGTCTGTCTGACGAGGAAATTGCGAGGTTTAAAGACCCATATTACTGGCTAACATACTTTCCACCACTGGCTGTAGAGGATCTGAAGGAGTTCGGCTTGGGTTGTGATTGGCGTAGAACTTTTATTACAACTGATATGAATCCGTACTTTGATTCGTTTGTACGGTGGCAAATGCGGAAGCTGAAAGCCTCGGGAAAGATTGTTAAGGATCTCAGGTACACCGTATATTCGCCCCTAGATGGTCAGCCATGTGCTGACCATGACCGTGCTTCTGGTGAAGGAGTTATCCCTCAGGAGTACACTCTTATCAAGATGGAAGTTCTCTCACCTTTTCCACCAAAGATGAGTGTTCTGGAGGGGAAAAAGGTATATCTCGCAGCAGCTACACTGAGACCAGAGACCATGTATGGGCAAACAAATGCTTGGGTTTTGTCCGAAGGAAAATATGGGGTGTTTGAGATTAATGATACTGAGGTTTTTGTGTTGACTTATAAGGCAGCTCTTAATCTAGCCTATCAAAGGTTGTCTCGGATCCCTGAGAAGCCGAGTTGTTTGCTTGAATTATCTGGTCAAGATCTTATAGGTTTGCCCCTGAGGTCTCCCTTGGCATTTAATAAGACAATATACACTCTGCCCATGTTATCTGTCCTTACTGAAAAAGGTACAGGAATTGTAACTAGTGTTCCCAGTGATTCCCCCGATGATTATATGGCCCTACATGATTTGAAGTCAAAGCCAGCTTTCAGGGCCAAATTCGGTGTGAAGGATGAGTGGGTCTTGCCGTTTGAGATAGTCCCAATTATCAACCATCCAGATTTTGGAGACAGGTCAGCTGAGAGAAtttgtattg aaaaaattaagagccAGAATGAAAGAGATAAGCTTGAAGAGGCAAAGAAAACAATTTACAAGGGTGGGTTTTACGAAGGAACCATGATTGTTGGAGAATTTGCTGGTATGAAAGTCCAAGAAGCAAAAGGTCTGATCAGGAGCAACCTTTTAGAGATGAATCAAGCAGTTATATATAGTGAACCTGAGAAGAAGGTCATGTCGAGATCTGGGGATGAGTGTGTTgtggctttgactgatcagtgGTATCTCACTTATGGAGAATCAGAATGGAGGAAAGCTGCAGAAGAGTGTTTGGCCAGTATGAATCTCTACTCTGATGAGACACGGCATGGTTTTGAACACACTCTTAGCTGGCTTAATCAATGGGCTTGCTCTCGCAATTTTGGGCTGGGAACTCGTATTCCTTGGGATGAGGAATTCTTAGTTGAGTCCTTGTCTGATTCCACAATTTATATGGCATATTACACCGTGGCACATTTCTTGCAGAAAGGGGACATGTATG AACGATCACTCTTCAGGACCGATGAGATCTGGGAATTCTTGTTCTGTAATGGACCTTTTCCTGAAAATTCTTCTatatcttcttctcttctcaAGGAAATGAAGAAGGAATTTGACTACTGGTATCCCTTCGATCTCAGAGTTTCTGGGAAGGATCTTATTCAGAATCATCTTACCTTTTTCATCTATAACCACGCTGCCATGTTCCCTAAACATTACTGTCCGCGTGGTTTCAGATGCAATGGGCATATAATGCTCAACTCTGAGAAGATGTTCAAGTCTACGGGAAATTTCCGAACACTCCGGCAGGCAATTGAAGAGTTTTCAGCTGATGCCACACGCTTTGCTCTTGCAGATGCAGGTGATGGGATGGACGATGCTAACTTTGTCTTTGAAGCAGCTAATGCTGCCATCTTACGTCTCACAAAAGAAATAGCATGGATGCAGGAGGTTCTTTCTGCAGAGCCATCTTTAAGAAATGGGCCACCATGCACATATGCAGACCGCGTGTTTGCTAATGAAATTAATATTGCAGTTAGGACGGCAGAGAAGAACTACAGTGAATACATGTTTCGGGAAGCTCTGAAAACTGGTTTTTATGATCTTCAGGCTGCCAGAGATGAGTACAGGCTTTCTTGTGGTTCAGGAGGCATGAACCGGAATTTGCTATGGCGATTTATGGATGTTCAAACACGACTCATTGCTCCAATCTGTCCACACTATGCTGAATATGCCTGGAGAGAGCTTTTGAAGAAGGATGGTTATGTCATAAAAGCTGGGTGGCCTGAGGCTGATTTGCCCGATCTTACCCTTAAGAAGGCCAACAAATATTTGCAAGATACGATTATCTCGATGAGGAAGCTACTTCAGAAGCAGGTTTCTGGTTCAAAGAAAGGAAATGTAAATCTGAATAGCCAAAACAAACCTACTGTGGGCCTGATATATGTGGATGAGCAGTATGGTGGGTGGAAAAAGGAATGTTTGGGGATTCTGCAAAGGAAATTTGACACTTCAACCGGCTCCTTTGCACCTGATAAAGAAATACTCTCCGAATTGCAGAAGAGTGATATTGCACAGCAAGGCAATTTCAAACAAATACAAAAGCTCTGTATGCCTTTCTTGAGGTTCAAGAAAGACGAAGTATTGGCAGTTGGGGTTCAAGCGTTGGACTTGAGACTTCCTTTTGGAGAGATTGAAGTCCTTGAGAAGAACTCAGACTTGATCAAAAGACAGCTTGGTCTCGAGAGATTGGAGATCTTATCTATGATAGATGATGCCCTGGAGAGAGCAGGGCCTCATGCTGCAGTCGTGAGGCAGAATCCACCATCACCAGGCAATCCAACTGCAATCTTTCTctga